One segment of Poecile atricapillus isolate bPoeAtr1 chromosome 35, bPoeAtr1.hap1, whole genome shotgun sequence DNA contains the following:
- the TESPA1 gene encoding protein TESPA1 has product MWGQGWHLGGREPDPEEILHSLGFVGSDPGVASRVPPRFFSAPSRASGIDLGLFLRAQLRRREMEEPGLALASRFQQLRALPATADASSRLCSRLSGTPPQRTGPPRPYRDIPDSPRGAPGARGVLAVTPRGGERGHPSGGPGGDPRSGGGSGRTRGAQEGPGGLRNDLGGSGMTPGVREGLGGLGNDLGGSGITWGGSGRAWGGSRMTWGAREGLGRLRKDSGVLRKDSGGLRKDPGGSGRAWGAQE; this is encoded by the exons ATGTGGGGCCAGGGGTGGCACCTCGGTGGCCGTGAG CCGGACCCCGAGGAGATCCTGCACAGCCTCGGCTTCGTGGGGAGCGACCCGGGGGTCGCGTCCCGGGTCCCCCCCCGCTTCTTCTCGGCCCCGTCCCGGGCCAGCGGCATCgacctggggctgttcctgcgGGCGCAGCTGCGGCGCCGGGAGATGGAGGAGCCCGGCCTGGCGCTGGCCA gTCGCTTCCAGCAGCTCCGGGCCCTTCCTGCCACGGCCGACGCCTCCTCCCGCCTCTGCTCCCGCCTGTCGGGGACCCCCCCGCAGCGCACGGGGCCCCCCCGGCCCTATCGCGACATCCCCGACAGCCCCCGGGGAGCGCCTGGAGCGCGCGGTGTCCTCGCTGTGACACCAcgggggggggaaaggggacATCCCTcggggggcccggggggcgACCCTCGGTCCGGGGGGGGCTCGGGAAGGACTCGGGGGGCTCAGGAAGGACCTGGGGGGCTCAGGAATGACCTGGGGGGCTCGGGAATGACCCCGGGGGTTCGGGAAGGACTCGGGGGGCTCGGGAATGACCTGGGGGGCTCGGGAATAacctgggggggctcaggaaGGGCCTGGGGGGGCTCGAGAATGACCTGGGGGGCTCGGGAAGGACTCGGGAGGCTCAGGAAGGATTCGGGGGTGCTCAGGAAGGATTCGGGGGGGCTCAGGAAGGACCCGGGGGGCTCAGGAAGGGCCTGGGGGGCTCAGGAATGA